The following proteins are co-located in the Indicator indicator isolate 239-I01 chromosome 33, UM_Iind_1.1, whole genome shotgun sequence genome:
- the LYPLA2 gene encoding acyl-protein thioesterase 2 isoform X1: MCGNNMSVPLLADAVTVSGAERETAAVIFLHGLGDTGHSWADALSSIRLPYVKYICPHAPRIPVTLNMKMVMPSWFDLMGLTPDAPEDEAGIKKAAENIKAIIEHEMKNGIPPNRIILGGFSQGGALSLYTALTCQHQLAGIVALSCWLPLHKAFPQAASNGVNKDIAILQCHGEMDPMIPVRFGALTAEKLRSVVTPNKVQFKTYPGVMHSSCPQEMMAVKEFIEKLLPRI, from the exons ATGTGTGGTAACAACATGTCTGTCCCCCTCCTCGCTGACGCAGTGACCGTCTCAGGGGCAGAGCGGGAGACTGCCGCG GTCATTTTTTTACATGGCCTTGGAGACACGGG gcacagctgggctgATGCCCTCTCCTCCATCCGCCTGCCCTACGTGAAGTACATTTGCCCTCACGC GCCCCGGATCCCAGTGACCCTCAACATGAAGATGGTTATGCCCTCCTG gtTTGACCTGATGGGGTTGACTCCAGATGCACCTGAGGATGAAGCTGGAatcaagaaagctgcagaaaaca ttAAAGCAATCATTGAGCACGAGATGAAGAATGGGATCCCACCCAACCGCATTATCCTGGGCGGCTTCTCACAG ggcgGTGCCTTGTCGCTGTACACAGCTCTCAcctgccagcaccagctggCTGGCATCGTGGCActcagctgctggctccctCTGCACAAGGCCTTCCCACAG gcagccagTAATGGGGTGAACAAGGACATTGCCATCCTGCAGTGCCACGGGGAGATGGACCCCATGATCCCGGTGCGCTTCGGGGCCCTCACCGCCGAGAAGCTCAGATCTGTCGTCACCCCCAACAAGGTCCAGTTCAAAACCTACCCTGGTGTCATGCACAGTTCCTGCCCTCAG GAGATGATGGCGGTGAAGGAGTTCATCGAGAAGCTGCTGCCCCGGATCTAA
- the LYPLA2 gene encoding acyl-protein thioesterase 2 isoform X2: MCGNNMSVPLLADAVTVSGAERETAAVIFLHGLGDTGHSWADALSSIRLPYVKYICPHAPRIPVTLNMKMVMPSWFDLMGLTPDAPEDEAGIKKAAENIKAIIEHEMKNGIPPNRIILGGFSQGGALSLYTALTCQHQLAGIVALSCWLPLHKAFPQCHGEMDPMIPVRFGALTAEKLRSVVTPNKVQFKTYPGVMHSSCPQEMMAVKEFIEKLLPRI, encoded by the exons ATGTGTGGTAACAACATGTCTGTCCCCCTCCTCGCTGACGCAGTGACCGTCTCAGGGGCAGAGCGGGAGACTGCCGCG GTCATTTTTTTACATGGCCTTGGAGACACGGG gcacagctgggctgATGCCCTCTCCTCCATCCGCCTGCCCTACGTGAAGTACATTTGCCCTCACGC GCCCCGGATCCCAGTGACCCTCAACATGAAGATGGTTATGCCCTCCTG gtTTGACCTGATGGGGTTGACTCCAGATGCACCTGAGGATGAAGCTGGAatcaagaaagctgcagaaaaca ttAAAGCAATCATTGAGCACGAGATGAAGAATGGGATCCCACCCAACCGCATTATCCTGGGCGGCTTCTCACAG ggcgGTGCCTTGTCGCTGTACACAGCTCTCAcctgccagcaccagctggCTGGCATCGTGGCActcagctgctggctccctCTGCACAAGGCCTTCCCACAG TGCCACGGGGAGATGGACCCCATGATCCCGGTGCGCTTCGGGGCCCTCACCGCCGAGAAGCTCAGATCTGTCGTCACCCCCAACAAGGTCCAGTTCAAAACCTACCCTGGTGTCATGCACAGTTCCTGCCCTCAG GAGATGATGGCGGTGAAGGAGTTCATCGAGAAGCTGCTGCCCCGGATCTAA
- the LYPLA2 gene encoding acyl-protein thioesterase 2 isoform X4: MCGNNMSVPLLADAVTVSGAERETAAVIFLHGLGDTGHSWADALSSIRLPYVKYICPHAPRIPVTLNMKMVMPSWFDLMGLTPDAPEDEAGIKKAAENIKAIIEHEMKNGIPPNRIILGGFSQAASNGVNKDIAILQCHGEMDPMIPVRFGALTAEKLRSVVTPNKVQFKTYPGVMHSSCPQEMMAVKEFIEKLLPRI; encoded by the exons ATGTGTGGTAACAACATGTCTGTCCCCCTCCTCGCTGACGCAGTGACCGTCTCAGGGGCAGAGCGGGAGACTGCCGCG GTCATTTTTTTACATGGCCTTGGAGACACGGG gcacagctgggctgATGCCCTCTCCTCCATCCGCCTGCCCTACGTGAAGTACATTTGCCCTCACGC GCCCCGGATCCCAGTGACCCTCAACATGAAGATGGTTATGCCCTCCTG gtTTGACCTGATGGGGTTGACTCCAGATGCACCTGAGGATGAAGCTGGAatcaagaaagctgcagaaaaca ttAAAGCAATCATTGAGCACGAGATGAAGAATGGGATCCCACCCAACCGCATTATCCTGGGCGGCTTCTCACAG gcagccagTAATGGGGTGAACAAGGACATTGCCATCCTGCAGTGCCACGGGGAGATGGACCCCATGATCCCGGTGCGCTTCGGGGCCCTCACCGCCGAGAAGCTCAGATCTGTCGTCACCCCCAACAAGGTCCAGTTCAAAACCTACCCTGGTGTCATGCACAGTTCCTGCCCTCAG GAGATGATGGCGGTGAAGGAGTTCATCGAGAAGCTGCTGCCCCGGATCTAA
- the LYPLA2 gene encoding acyl-protein thioesterase 2 isoform X3, with translation MCGNNMSVPLLADAVTVSGAERETAAVIFLHGLGDTGHSWADALSSIRLPYVKYICPHAFDLMGLTPDAPEDEAGIKKAAENIKAIIEHEMKNGIPPNRIILGGFSQGGALSLYTALTCQHQLAGIVALSCWLPLHKAFPQAASNGVNKDIAILQCHGEMDPMIPVRFGALTAEKLRSVVTPNKVQFKTYPGVMHSSCPQEMMAVKEFIEKLLPRI, from the exons ATGTGTGGTAACAACATGTCTGTCCCCCTCCTCGCTGACGCAGTGACCGTCTCAGGGGCAGAGCGGGAGACTGCCGCG GTCATTTTTTTACATGGCCTTGGAGACACGGG gcacagctgggctgATGCCCTCTCCTCCATCCGCCTGCCCTACGTGAAGTACATTTGCCCTCACGC gtTTGACCTGATGGGGTTGACTCCAGATGCACCTGAGGATGAAGCTGGAatcaagaaagctgcagaaaaca ttAAAGCAATCATTGAGCACGAGATGAAGAATGGGATCCCACCCAACCGCATTATCCTGGGCGGCTTCTCACAG ggcgGTGCCTTGTCGCTGTACACAGCTCTCAcctgccagcaccagctggCTGGCATCGTGGCActcagctgctggctccctCTGCACAAGGCCTTCCCACAG gcagccagTAATGGGGTGAACAAGGACATTGCCATCCTGCAGTGCCACGGGGAGATGGACCCCATGATCCCGGTGCGCTTCGGGGCCCTCACCGCCGAGAAGCTCAGATCTGTCGTCACCCCCAACAAGGTCCAGTTCAAAACCTACCCTGGTGTCATGCACAGTTCCTGCCCTCAG GAGATGATGGCGGTGAAGGAGTTCATCGAGAAGCTGCTGCCCCGGATCTAA
- the GALE gene encoding UDP-glucose 4-epimerase codes for MAEKILVTGGAGYIGSHCVLELLQAGYVPVVIDNFHNAIRGADELPESLRRVQQIVQQPILFQELDITDEAALQELFSKHSFSAVMHFAGLKAVGESVQKPLEYYRVNLTGTIRLLETMKAHSVRNIVFSSSATVYGDPKYLPLDENHPVGGCTNPYGKSKYFIEEMIRDLCKAERDWNAVLLRYFNPIGAHESGMIGEDPQGIPNNLMPYVAQVAVGRRQFLSVFGNDYKTEDGTGVRDYIHVVDLAKGHIAALRKLKENCGCKIYNLGTGTGYSVLQMVQAMEKASGREIKYKVVGRREGDVASCYADPALAERELGWKAACGLDKMCEDLWRWQLQNPTGFSKN; via the exons ATGGCAGAGAAGATCCTGGTGACCGGCGGTGCTGGCTACATCGGCAGCCActgtgtgctggagctgctgcaggctggctaCGTCCCTGTGGTCATAGACAACTTCCACAATGCCATCCGAG gggcagatGAGCTCCCCGAGAGCCTGCGGCGAGTGCAGCAGATCGTGCAGCAGCCAATCCTCTTCCAGGAGCTGGATATCACTGatgaggcagcactgcaggagctcTTCAGCAAG cacagcttctcaGCCGTGATGCACTTTGCAGGGCTGAAGGCTGTGGGGGAGTCTGTGCAGAAGCCCCTGGAGTACTACAGGGTGAACCTCACAGGCACCATCCGGCTGCTGGAG accaTGAAAGCCCACAGCGTGAGGAACATtgtcttcagcagctctgccaccgTCTATGGAGACCCCAAGTACCTGCCCCTGGATGAGAACCACCCCGTGGGAGGCTGCACCAACCCCTACGGCAAATCCAAGTACTTCATTGAGGAGATGATTCGAGAtctctgcaaagcagagagg GACTGGAACGCTGTCCTCCTGCGCTATTTCAACCCCATCGGTGCCCACGAGTCAGGCATGATCGGAGAGGATCCTCAGGGAATCCCAAACAACCTCATGCCCTACGTGGCACAG GTGGCCGTGGGGCGCCGGCAGTTCCTGAGCGTGTTCGGCAACGACTACAAGACAGAGGATGGAACAG GTGTCAGGGATTACATCCACGTGGTGGATTTGGCCAAGGGCCACATCGCTGCGCtcaggaagctgaaggagaacTGTGGCTGCAAG ATCTACAACCTGGGCACAGGCACTGGCTACTCTGTCCTGCAGATGGTCCAGGCCATGGAGAAAGCCTCAGGAAGGGAG ATCAAGTACAAGGTGGTGGGCCGGCGGGAGGGGGATGTGGCCTCCTGCTACGCTGACCCCGCGCTGGCCGAGCGTGAGctgggctggaaagctgcctgtggCCTGGACAAGATGT GCGAGGACCTGTGGCGGTGGCAGCTGCAGAATCCTACTGGCTTCAGCAAGAACTGA
- the HMGCL gene encoding hydroxymethylglutaryl-CoA lyase, mitochondrial isoform X1 produces the protein MPQYDTCSLAWDSPRGQVSSAAAGGAFPKRVKVVEVGPRDGLQNEKNVVPTPVKINLINMLSDTGLQVIEATSFVSPKWVPQMADHTEVMQGITKLPGVSYPVLTPNLKGFQAAVAAGAQEVSIFGAASELFTKKNINCSIEESLERFDEVMTAARAASIPVRGYVSCVLGCPYEGKISPAKVAEVSKKMYSMGCYEISLGDTIGIGTPGSMKEMLTAVLKEVPVGALAVHCHDTYGQALANILVALQMGVSVVDASVAGLGGCPYAQGASGNVATEDLVYMLHGLGIQTGVDLQKLMDTGTFICNALNRRTNSKVSQACCRL, from the exons ATGCCACAGTACGACACCTGCTCGCTGGCGTGGGACAGCCCGCGGGGACAG gtCAGCTCCGCGGCGGCCGGCGGAGCCTTCCCGAAGAgggtgaaggtggtggaggtcgGACCGCGCGATGGGCTCCAGAATGAGAAG aaCGTTGTGCCAACGCCAGTGAAAATCAATTTAATCAATATGCTGTCAGACACAGGGCTTCAGGTTATAGAGgccaccagctttgtttcccctAAGTGGGTTCCTCAG ATGGCTGACCACACAGAAGTCATGCAAGGAATCACTAAGCTGCCAGGAGTCAGCTACCCTGTGCTGACCCCCAACCTGAAGGGATTCCAGGCAGCG gtggcagcaggggCCCAAGAAGTGTCCATCTTTGGAGCAGCATCTGAGCTCTTCACTAAGAAGAACATCAACTGTTCCATTGAGGAGAGCTTGGAGAGGTTTGATGAAGTGAtgacagcagccagagcagccagcaTCCCTGTCAGGGG GTATGTTTCCTGTGTCCTTGGGTGTCCCTATGAAGGGAAGATTTCTCCAGCTAAAGTTGCAGAG GTCTCAAAGAAGATGTACTCCATGGGGTGCTATGAGATCTCCCTGGGTGACACCATTGGCATTGGCACCCCGGGGAGCATGAAGGAGATGCTGACAGCAGTCCTGAAGGAGGTGCCAGTCGGGGCTCTTGCTGTTCACTGCCACGACACCTACGGGCAAGCTCTTGCCAACATCTTGGTGGCACTTCAG ATGGGTGTCAGCGTGGTTGATGCTTCTGTCGCCGGCCTTGGAGGCTGCCCCTATGCCCAGGGAGCTTCAGGAAATGTTGCTACAGAGGACTTGGTGTACATGCTGCATGGCCTGGGCATCCAGACG gGTGTGGATCTGCAGAAGCTGATGGACACAGGCACATTTATTTGCAATGCTCTCAACAGAAGAACCAATTCCAAAGTGTCCCAGGCATGCTGCAGACTGTGA
- the HMGCL gene encoding hydroxymethylglutaryl-CoA lyase, mitochondrial isoform X2, whose protein sequence is MAAWRLLPRWAVALRPVSSAAAGGAFPKRVKVVEVGPRDGLQNEKNVVPTPVKINLINMLSDTGLQVIEATSFVSPKWVPQMADHTEVMQGITKLPGVSYPVLTPNLKGFQAAVAAGAQEVSIFGAASELFTKKNINCSIEESLERFDEVMTAARAASIPVRGYVSCVLGCPYEGKISPAKVAEVSKKMYSMGCYEISLGDTIGIGTPGSMKEMLTAVLKEVPVGALAVHCHDTYGQALANILVALQMGVSVVDASVAGLGGCPYAQGASGNVATEDLVYMLHGLGIQTGVDLQKLMDTGTFICNALNRRTNSKVSQACCRL, encoded by the exons ATGGCGGCGTGGAGGCTGCTCCCGCGCTGGGCTGTGGCGCTGCGGCCG gtCAGCTCCGCGGCGGCCGGCGGAGCCTTCCCGAAGAgggtgaaggtggtggaggtcgGACCGCGCGATGGGCTCCAGAATGAGAAG aaCGTTGTGCCAACGCCAGTGAAAATCAATTTAATCAATATGCTGTCAGACACAGGGCTTCAGGTTATAGAGgccaccagctttgtttcccctAAGTGGGTTCCTCAG ATGGCTGACCACACAGAAGTCATGCAAGGAATCACTAAGCTGCCAGGAGTCAGCTACCCTGTGCTGACCCCCAACCTGAAGGGATTCCAGGCAGCG gtggcagcaggggCCCAAGAAGTGTCCATCTTTGGAGCAGCATCTGAGCTCTTCACTAAGAAGAACATCAACTGTTCCATTGAGGAGAGCTTGGAGAGGTTTGATGAAGTGAtgacagcagccagagcagccagcaTCCCTGTCAGGGG GTATGTTTCCTGTGTCCTTGGGTGTCCCTATGAAGGGAAGATTTCTCCAGCTAAAGTTGCAGAG GTCTCAAAGAAGATGTACTCCATGGGGTGCTATGAGATCTCCCTGGGTGACACCATTGGCATTGGCACCCCGGGGAGCATGAAGGAGATGCTGACAGCAGTCCTGAAGGAGGTGCCAGTCGGGGCTCTTGCTGTTCACTGCCACGACACCTACGGGCAAGCTCTTGCCAACATCTTGGTGGCACTTCAG ATGGGTGTCAGCGTGGTTGATGCTTCTGTCGCCGGCCTTGGAGGCTGCCCCTATGCCCAGGGAGCTTCAGGAAATGTTGCTACAGAGGACTTGGTGTACATGCTGCATGGCCTGGGCATCCAGACG gGTGTGGATCTGCAGAAGCTGATGGACACAGGCACATTTATTTGCAATGCTCTCAACAGAAGAACCAATTCCAAAGTGTCCCAGGCATGCTGCAGACTGTGA
- the FUCA1 gene encoding tissue alpha-L-fucosidase — MAAGALLWLAAALGPVLAVPRYRPDWASLDARPLPAWFDQAKVGVFVHWGVFSVPAWGSEWFWWHWRGEHRADYERFVRRRYPPGTGYADFAPHFTAHDFQPRQWAELFQRAGARYVVLTTKHHEGFTNWGSPVSWNWNSLDTGPHRDLVGELGQALRESNIHYGLYHSLLEWFHPLYLADKESGFKTQDFVFKKTMPELYDLVLKYKPDLIWSDGDWEAPDSYWNSTSFLAWLYNESPVKDTVVVNDRWGSNCSCHHGGYYNCADKYKPGTLPAHKWEMCSSIDKLSWGYRSSMNITELMDVATVIEELVQTVSFGGNYLLNVGPTKEGVIVPIFQERLLALGRWLDTNGEAIYESKPWRVQMENGTHMVWYTSKGPVVYAIFLIWPQDNILELSSPVPSQATQVTMLGFARTLKWQKSSGEGLLITLPYMLPSPLPPQSGWTVKLEGVK; from the exons ATGGCGGCCGGGGCGCTGCTGTGGCTGGCGGCGGCCCTGGGGCCGGTCCTGGCCGTTCCGCGCTACCGGCCGGACTGGGCCAGCCTGGACGCGAGGCCGCTGCCGGCCTGGTTCGACCAGGCCAAGGTGGGGGTGTTTGTGCACTGGGGAGTGTTCTCCGTGCCGGCCTGGGGCTCCGAGTGGTTCTGGTGGCACTGGCGAGGCGAGCACCGCGCCGACTACGAGCGCTTCGTGCGGCGCCGGTACCCGCCCGGCACCGGCTACGCCGACTTCGCGCCACACTTCACCGCCCACGACTTCCAGCCCCGCCAGTGGGCTGAGCTCTTCCAGCGGGCTGGTGCCAG GTACGTGGTACTGACCACAAAGCATCATGAAGGCTTCACCAACTGGGGGTCACCTGTCTCCTGGAACTGGAATTCTCTGGATACAGGACCTCACCGAGATCTTGTGGGAGAGCTGGGACAAGCCCTCAGGGAGAG CAATATACACTATGGACTCTATCACTCACTGTTGGAGTGGTTTCATCCCCTCTATCTAGCTGACAAAGAAAGTGGCTTCAAGACCCAGGACTTTGTTTTCAAGAAGACCATGCCAGAACTTTATGACCTTGTCTTAAA ATATAAACCAGACCTGATTTGGTCAGATGGAGACTGGGAAGCTCCGGACTCGTACTGGAATTCTACCTCTTTCCTTGCCTGGCTTTACAACGAGAGTCCTGTCAAG GACACTGTTGTGGTCAATGATCGCTGGGGCAGTAACTGCTCTTGCCACCATGGAGGCTACTACAACTGTGCTGACAAATACAAGCCAGGGACCCTGCCAGCTCACAAGTGGGAGATGTGCTCCTCCATTGACAAGCTCTCCTGGGGCTATCGAAGCAGCATGAACATCACTGAGTTAATGGATGTGGCAACTGTCATTGAG GAGCTGGTGCAGACTGTGAGTTTTGGAGGCAACTACCTGCTCAATGTGGGACCTACAAAAGAAGGGGTGATTGTTCCCATCTTCCAAGAAAGACTTCTGGCCCTTGGGAGGTGGCTGGACACTAATGGGGAGGCAATTTACGAATCAAAGCCATGGAGAGTGCAGATGGAGAATGGAACACACATGGTCTG GTACACTTCTAAGGGACCAGTTGTCTATGCCATCTTTCTGATCTGGCCTCAGGACAACATTCTGGAGCTGTCCTCACCTGTTCCATCCCAAGCCACACAA GTGACAATGTTGGGATTTGCAAGGACTCTGAAGTGGCAGAAGTCCTCAGGTGAAGGGCTGCTCATAACTTTGCCCTACATGCTGCCATCTCCTCTACCTCCTCAGTCTGGCTGGACTGTTAAGCTTGAAGGTGTGAAGTGA
- the CNR2 gene encoding cannabinoid receptor 2, whose amino-acid sequence MDVCDLHENSSKCSVNSMECFMVLSTQAQKISIATLCGLFGILCVLENILVLYLIFSSPGTRRKPSYLFISSLALADILASIIFVCSFVSFHVFKETDFSKEMFLLQLAGVTTSFSASLSSLLLTALDRYLSISRPSEYKLLMTRRRAGIALGVLWLTCATIASLPLLGWNCCTLNSTCSQLFPFVDGSYLSSWLSLTLLLLGCIIAAYSHLLWRARRHVAYMGKHQGQGGKQDSRMRMDVMLAKTLAMVLAVLVLCWSPVLALMTYSIFCRLSNRLRKVFAFCSTLCLLNSMVNPIIYALRSKELSASLRMVFSHFRRQLKAPEERPEAESSHKSSMIETICE is encoded by the coding sequence ATGGATGTCTGTGACCTACATGAGAACAGCTCCAAATGCAGTGTGAACTCCATGGAGTGCTTCATGGTGCTCAGCACACAGGCACAGAAGATCAGCATTGCCACCCTGTGTGGCCTCTTTGGGATCCTGTGCGTTTTGGAGAACATTTTGGTGCTCTACTTGATCttctcctcccctggcaccaggaGAAAGCCTTCCTACCTCTTCAtcagcagcctggccttggctgACATCCTGGCCAGCATCATCTTTGTCTGCAGCTTTGTTAGCTTCCATGTCTTCAAGGAAACTGATTTCTCCAAAGAAatgttcctgctgcagctggcaggggtgACCACAtccttctctgcctccttgagcagcctgctgctgacagcCCTGGACCGTTACCTCTCCATCAGCAGACCCTCGGAATACAAACTCCTCATGAccaggaggagggcagggatagccctgggggtgctctgGCTCACCTGTGCCACCATTGCTTCCCTGCCCCTCCTGGGCTGGAACTGCTGCACCCTCAATtccacctgctcccagctcttccccttTGTGGATGGCAGCTACCTGTCCAGCTGGCTCAgcctcaccctgctgctgctgggctgcatcatcGCTGCCTACTCACACCTGCTGTGGAGGGCTCGCCGGCACGTGGCCTACATGGGCAAGCACCAAGGGCAGGGGGGGAAGCAGGACAGCCGGATGAGGATGGATGTCATGCTGGCCAAGACCCTTGCCATGGTGCTGGCAgtccttgtgctgtgctggtcTCCAGTCCTCGCCCTCATGACCTACAGcatcttctgcaggctgagcaaccGCCTGCGCAAGGTGTTTGCCTTCTGCAGCACCCTCTGCCTGCTCAATTCCATGGTGAACCCCATCATTTATGCCCTGAGGAGCAAGGAGCTGTCTGCCTCCCTGAGGATGGTCTTCTCTCACTTCAGGAGGCAGCTGAAGGCCCCTGAGGAAAGGccagaagcagagagcagccacaAGTCCTCCATGATAGAGACCATCTGCGAGTAG